A section of the Nerophis ophidion isolate RoL-2023_Sa linkage group LG16, RoL_Noph_v1.0, whole genome shotgun sequence genome encodes:
- the traip gene encoding E3 ubiquitin-protein ligase TRAIP has product MPIRAVCTICADFFDPFKDVAAIHCGHIFHHDCLLQWFQAAPIKSCPQCRKQVSSRHVISRLFFNIPAEEECSTDPEYLQNELGRLRVLLSSKEKDWRDEQKNVEALKDTVDKQGRDLDSMKKDVVDKEKLCSALRKQMTYLETQHHDTQAVKEEARRLRTKLKTYESLNVLLQGQRSEVESMITDMGVSQAAVEQLSIYCISLKKEYDNLKERLKSSNDACERLRREVFNSNNKLQKASMAANQAKEDKESLQKDLEGADKEISSLKKKVEFLQKSLTTPTRTNEALSRLVFESPAPIELKPHLHQPVDGEDVDLNMTFDLNTPNDVTKRPMKAPSKKMHSDHQSSSVSKHKEKTSSLSKAREEDPFLRNSLLFRKKTFRSMLDPQRKLGAVKSGYDGLGGRTKFFQPSPLAEIRPLMKAKKKKVSRPPPKATTCLTLDSFLE; this is encoded by the exons ATGCCTATTCGAGCAGTTTGTACAATTTGCGCCGATTTCTTCGATCCCTTCAAAGATGTCGCTGCCATCCACTGCGGCCACATTTTTCATCACGACTG CCTACTTCAGTGGTTCCAAGCAGCGCCTATAAAGTCATGTCCGCAGTGTAGGAAGCAG GTCAGCAGCAGGCATGTTATTAGCAGGCTCTTCTTTAACATTCCTGCAGAGGAAGAGTGTTCAACAGATCCTGAATACTTGCAG aatgaacTTGGCAGGCTAAGGGTCCTTCTAAGTTCTAAAG aaaaGGACTGGCGGGACGAACAAAAAAATGTGGAGGCTCTTAAGGACACTGTGGACAAGCAGGGGAGAGATTTGGACAGTATGAAGAAAGATGTTGTAGATAAGGAGAAGTTGTGTTCTGCTCTCAGA AAACAAATGACCTACCTGGAGACTCAACATCATGACACCCAGGCTGTTAAGGAGGAGGCTCGCAGACTGAGGACCAAACTGAAAACATATGAGAG CCTGAATGTTTTATTACAAGGTCAAAGATCAGAAGTGGAGTCCATGATTACAGACATGGGGGTTAGTCAGGCTGCTGTGGAGCAGCTCTCCATCTACTGTATCTCTCTCAAAAA AGAGTATGACAACTTAAAGGAACGCCTAAAATCTTCTAACGACGCGTGCGAGAGGCTGAGGAGGGAAGTGTTCAATTCCAACAACAAG TTACAAAAAGCCTCAATGGCAGCGAATCAAGCAAAAGAGGACAAGGAGTCTCTGCAAAAGGATCTGGAGGGTGCTGACAAAGAGATCTCT AGTCTGAAGAAGAAGGTGGAGTTCCTGCAGAAGTCTCTGACTACGCCAACACGGACCAACGAGGCACTCAGTCGGCTGGTCTTTGAGAG CCCGGCTCCTATAGAGCTGAAACCACACCTCCACCAGCCTGTGGATGGTGAGGACGTTGACCTGAACATGACTTTTGACCTAAATACCCCAAATGATGTGACCAAGAGACCAATGAAGGCCCCATCCAAGAAGATGCACTCAGACCATCAATC GTCATCCGTGTCAAAACACAAAGAGAAAACGTCGTCGTTAAGCAAG GCCCGAGAGGAAGATCCTTTTTTGAGGAACTCCCTCCTCTTCAGGAAGAAGACTTTTAGGAGCATGTTGGACCCTCAGAGGAAGCTTGGAGCT GTGAAAAGTGGTTACGATGGATTAGGAGGACGGACCAAATTCTTCCAGCCT